From Lytechinus variegatus isolate NC3 chromosome 16, Lvar_3.0, whole genome shotgun sequence, the proteins below share one genomic window:
- the LOC121429975 gene encoding putative glycerol kinase 5 — MTDQRFILAIDIGTTTIRGHVYDEKAELIGQGLQKLEFSVPERGHVEIIPDVLWSQFLAVGKEAIEDSKVPVDKIASIGISTQRATFTTWNKRTACHYHNFISWNDTRAAQFTDSVNRAITFRGLKAGARVVKWVTGSRRYEAASVLSFTPQLVIMRLCWVLDNVNGVREDLQKGEVLFGTIDTWLVWKMTKGKVHATDLSNISCTGLYDLYVSRWNSIHMSYLGLPSSLLPEIRDTSGDFGICDPELFGVEIPIKAVVGDQQAALFGQCCFGSGDMKITLGTGAFAVVNTGKMPSVPAQGAYPAIGWKIKDEVCYITECNHSDCGTLVDWGQSMGYYSSPAETEVKAKSVDDNGGVYFVPAFKGLQAPINDNCACACLIGLTPRTRPAHVTRSLLESVVYRVKQLYEVQKKESRVKLNQVIRVDGGVSRNEFILQMIANLLGQPIERPTNLDMSCLGAAFLAGLASGIWKSKEELQTLRKKDAVFEPQSITTEEEEFQTWQRAVKRGLAWYTS; from the exons TTGGAGTTTTCCGTTCCAGAAAGGGGCCATGTCGAAATCATTCCAGATGTCCTTTGGTCCCAGTTCTTGGCAGTCGGTAAAGAAGCAATAGAAg ATTCCAAAGTTCCAGTCGATAAAATCGCATCTATTGGAATTTCAACACAAAGGGCGACATTTACGACATGGAACAAGCGCACCGCGTGCCACTATCACAACTTTATCTCGTGGAACGACACCCGGGCAGCTCAGTTCACTGATTCGGTCAACAGGGCAATTACTTTCAGG GGCCTAAAGGCTGGTGCCCGGGTTGTTAAATGGGTAACTGGAAGCAGAAGGTATGAAGCAGCGAGTGTACTGTCATTTACTCCCCAGCTA gtTATTATGAGGCTTTGTTGGGTCCTTGACAATGTAAATGga GTTCGAGAGGATCTGCAAAAAGGGGAGGTCTTATTTGGAACAATAGATACATGGCTTGTGTGGAAAATGACCAAAG GGAAAGTTCATGCTACTGACCTGTCCAATATAAGCTGCACTGGCCTTTATGATCTTTACGTA TCTAGATGGAATAGTATTCACATGTCATATCTTGGTCTACCAAGCTCACTGCTGCCTGAAATTAGAGACACAAG TGGCGACTTTGGGATTTGCGACCCAGAATTGTTTGGTGTGGAGATTCCAATCAAAGCTGTG GTCGGAGATCAGCAGGCCGCCCTCTTTGGTCAGTGCTGCTTCGGGTCAGGGGATATGAAAATAACCTTGGGAACGGGAGCGTTTGCCGTCGTCAACACGGGGAAGATGCCATCAGTGCCTGCCCAAG GTGCATATCCTGCGATTGGCTGGAAAATCAAGGACGAGGTCTGTTACATCACAGAATGCAACCATTCGGATTGCGGAACTTTAGTGGACTGGGGTCAATCTATGG GTTACTACAGTAGCCCTGCAGAAACGGAAGTTAAAGCAAAATCAGTGGATGACAACGGTGGTGTTTATTTTGTCCCAGCATTCAAGGGTTTACAA GCCCCCATCAATGATAACTGTGCATGTGCCTGTCTCATCGGGTTGACCCCGAGGACAAGACCAGCTCATGTCACCAGGTCACTGCTAGAATCAGTTGTATACAG GGTAAAACAGCTCTATGAAGTTCAGAAGAAAGAGAGTAGGGTCAAGCTAAATCAAGTTATCAG AGTTGACGGTGGGGTCAGTCGGAATGaattcatcttacagatgaTCGCCAATCTTCTAGGACAACCCATAGAGCGTCCTACAAACCTGGACATGTCTTGCCTTGGTGCTGCCTTCCTGGCTGGTCTAGCTTCAG GAATCTGGAAGAGTAAAGAAGAACTTCAGACTCTAAGAAAGAAGGATGCTGTCTTCGAGCCCCAGTCCATCACAACAGAAGAGGAGGAGTTCCAGACCTGGCAACGGGCTGTCAAGAGAGGGCTGGCTTGGTATACCAGCTAA